A segment of the Asinibacterium sp. OR53 genome:
TGCAGTAAGCAGGAAAAGCCATAAACGCCCGGGCAAACCAAACGGATTTTTATTACCTATCTTCTGCGCAGCATGTTCATTGCGTATGAAAGCCCATGCCTCCCGTAAGCTTTGCTCATGGTATGCTGGTACCCAATTGACCAATAAAGTAAACCTGTAGTTGCGTTCGGCCAATTCGCGGGCGCCCCAGGCCGACAAGCGCAGGATGGCCGGGCCGCTCATACCCCAATGCGTGATCAGCAACGGCCCCTCTTCTGCCAGCCGGGTACCGGTTATTTTTACGAGCGCCCTGTCAACACTCACACCCATCAACGCAGTAATGGGATTACCCGGCATGTTGAAAGTAAAAAGTGAAGGAACCGGTTCTTCAATATTATGTCCGAGTGCCCGCAACCATTGAAACATGGCAGATTTAGGATAACCGCCCGTTGCCACGCAAACAAAATCGGCCCGGAGCTGTTCGCGGTTCGTAGTAAGCAGGAAACCCTTCTCCAATGGATCAACCGTTGTTACTTCTGTATGCATGCGGATTTCCACTCCATAACGGTCCGCCTCGCGCAGCAGGCAGTCGATGATGGATTGCGATTGATCTGTTACCGGGAACATTCTTCCATCGGCTTCGGTCTTCAATGCCACACCCCGCTCGGCAAACCATTGAATAGTATCTTGTGTATAGAACCAGTGGAATGTTTTTTTGAGGAAGTTTTGTCCCCTCGGGTATTTCTTCACCAACCCCGGTATTTCAAAACAGGCATGCGTGGTATTGCATCGCCCGCCTCCGCTGACCTTTACTTTGGAAAGCAGTTTGTTGGTCTTTTCCAGCAGGGTTACTTTCAGCGCCGGGTTCATGCGGGCTGCATTCACCGCGCAGAAAAAGCCTGCGGCGCCTCCGCCTATGACTACTAAATGGGGTTTAATAATAGCTGGTATTCAGGTTGGGATTTGCTTTTTCAGCGGCTTCAATGATGCTATAATCAGATAAGATCAGGGCTTTATCTCTCTTCACACAAACATCGTGTTCAAAATGAACCGAAGGTTTGCCGTCTTGTGTTTTTACCGTCCATCCGTCATCTTCTGTATACACATCTTTGGTGCCCATATTGATCATGGGTTCAATAGCCAGCACGAGGTTTTCTTTCATCCGGGGGCCGTTGCCGCGCTTGCCGTAATTGGGCACTTGCGGGTCTTCGTGCAGGTCCCTGCCGAGGCCATGTCCCACCAATTCACGCACCACACCATATCCGTATTTTTTTTCGGTATGTTCCTGTATGGCATAAGCAATATCTCCTATACGGTTATTGGCAACAGCTTTTTCGATCCCTTTGTATAATGACTCCTTGGTTACGCGCACGAGTTGCAGCACTTCCGCACTCACTTCGCCCAGTATAAAAGTATAGGCGTGATCTCCATGCCAGCCGTTCAATATCACACCCATATCTACTGAAACAATATCGCCATCTTTCAAAGGCGTATTATTGGGGAAACCGTGTACCACTACATCGTTCACCGAAGTGCACACGGAATAAGGATACCCGCGGTAATTGTAAAAAGAGGCAATGGCTTTATGGTCTTTCACGAAAGTAGCGCAGATCTCATCGATCTGCAGGGTGGTCATACCCGGTTTCAGTACTTTGGCCACTTCCGTCAGCGTTTTGCTGACCAGCGTGGCTGATTCTTTCATCAAAGCGACTTCTGCTTCTGTTTTATGGATCATCATGTTGTTTCTTCTCGTCATTCAAAAAAAAGAACCTGCCAAATACGGCAGGTTCGCAAAGTTCGCTATTATTTTCTTAAATCTTAAATAGTAGTGGTAGAAACTGTCTGTCTGCCCTGCACGCGACCACCTTTCATAAGGCCGTCGTACTGGCGCATGAGCAAATGTGTTTCGATCTGCTGAAGGGTATCGAGGATCACACCTACCATGATGAGCAGTGAAGTACCTCCGAAGAAGGTGCTGAAGCTCTGTGTAACATGCAGCCTTTGTGCAAAGCCGGGCAGGATACCTACGAAAGCCAGGAAGATAGCGCCGGGCAGGGTGATCTTATCCATGATGGATCCGATATAATCTGCTGTAGGCTGTCCGGGTTTTACACCGGGGATGAATCCGTTGTTCCGCTTCAGGTCTTCTGCGATCTGCTTGGGGTTAAAGATCAAAGCAGTATACAGGAATGTGAATCCGATCACCATCACCGCATAAATAACCATGTACCATGCGTTGCTATGATCGTTGAATATTTTCACAATGCCTTGTGCCGAATCGATATTGGTGAATGAAACCAATGTAGGCAGGAACATGATGGCCTGTGCAAAGATGATGGGCATTACACCTGCGCTGTTCACTTTTACCGGCAGGAACTGGCGGGCGCCACCGAACTGGCGGTTACCGATGATCTGCTTGGCATAGTTTACAGGTATTTTGCGAACACCCTGTACGAGGATGATCAATCCCATGATGATGGTGATAAGGATCGCGATCTCAATGAGGAACACCAGCAATCCGCCACCGCCTCTTTCGCCTTTGGCGCTGAACTCCTGTATCACCGATTGGGGGAACCTCGAGAGGATACCCACCATGATGATGATGGAAGTACCGTTACCCAATCCTTTGTCCTGGATCTTCTCACCCAGCCACATCACGAACAGGGTACCTGCTGTGAGGGTTACTACGGTAGAGAACCAGAAGAAGGGTTTATAAGCGGGCAGGATGGCTTCTGCGTATCCGGGGCTGTTCAGGTAAGCCACATAAGCGCCGGCCTGGAACAGGGTTACGATCACAGTGAGGTAGCGGGTCCATTGGTTGATCTTTTTACGGCCGCTCTCTCCTTCTTTCTGAACTTTCTGCAGTTGCGGAACCAGGATGGTCATCAATTGCATGAAGATAGAAGCGGAGATATAAGGCATGATACCCAATGCCAATATGGAGGCCTGGGAGAAACCACCACCGGCGAACATATCGAAGATGCCCAGCAATCCGGTGCTTTTGGCCGCTTTTTGTGCAGCTTCGATCCCGTTCGGATCGAGGCCCGGCAATACGATGTGGTTGCCGAAACGGTAAGTGAGTACCAGTGCCAGGGTAACAACGATCTTGTTACGCAGGTCTTCAATGGCCCAGATATTCTTTAATGTCTGCAATAATTTTTTCACTTGAATCTGTTGAAAGCGTTAATA
Coding sequences within it:
- the secY gene encoding preprotein translocase subunit SecY, which gives rise to MKKLLQTLKNIWAIEDLRNKIVVTLALVLTYRFGNHIVLPGLDPNGIEAAQKAAKSTGLLGIFDMFAGGGFSQASILALGIMPYISASIFMQLMTILVPQLQKVQKEGESGRKKINQWTRYLTVIVTLFQAGAYVAYLNSPGYAEAILPAYKPFFWFSTVVTLTAGTLFVMWLGEKIQDKGLGNGTSIIIMVGILSRFPQSVIQEFSAKGERGGGGLLVFLIEIAILITIIMGLIILVQGVRKIPVNYAKQIIGNRQFGGARQFLPVKVNSAGVMPIIFAQAIMFLPTLVSFTNIDSAQGIVKIFNDHSNAWYMVIYAVMVIGFTFLYTALIFNPKQIAEDLKRNNGFIPGVKPGQPTADYIGSIMDKITLPGAIFLAFVGILPGFAQRLHVTQSFSTFFGGTSLLIMVGVILDTLQQIETHLLMRQYDGLMKGGRVQGRQTVSTTTI
- a CDS encoding NAD(P)/FAD-dependent oxidoreductase, coding for MNPALKVTLLEKTNKLLSKVKVSGGGRCNTTHACFEIPGLVKKYPRGQNFLKKTFHWFYTQDTIQWFAERGVALKTEADGRMFPVTDQSQSIIDCLLREADRYGVEIRMHTEVTTVDPLEKGFLLTTNREQLRADFVCVATGGYPKSAMFQWLRALGHNIEEPVPSLFTFNMPGNPITALMGVSVDRALVKITGTRLAEEGPLLITHWGMSGPAILRLSAWGARELAERNYRFTLLVNWVPAYHEQSLREAWAFIRNEHAAQKIGNKNPFGLPGRLWLFLLTASGIQPDMRWSDLPAKEQNQLMKNLTAQVCEVQGKTTFKEEFVTCGGVRLAEIDANTMQSRLRPGLFFAGEVMDVDGITGGFNFQHAWTSGWIAATAIAK
- the map gene encoding type I methionyl aminopeptidase, producing MTRRNNMMIHKTEAEVALMKESATLVSKTLTEVAKVLKPGMTTLQIDEICATFVKDHKAIASFYNYRGYPYSVCTSVNDVVVHGFPNNTPLKDGDIVSVDMGVILNGWHGDHAYTFILGEVSAEVLQLVRVTKESLYKGIEKAVANNRIGDIAYAIQEHTEKKYGYGVVRELVGHGLGRDLHEDPQVPNYGKRGNGPRMKENLVLAIEPMINMGTKDVYTEDDGWTVKTQDGKPSVHFEHDVCVKRDKALILSDYSIIEAAEKANPNLNTSYY